In Macrotis lagotis isolate mMagLag1 chromosome 8, bilby.v1.9.chrom.fasta, whole genome shotgun sequence, a single genomic region encodes these proteins:
- the GALT gene encoding galactose-1-phosphate uridylyltransferase gives MAAQAAPAAGLEERTQTQAAAFQAGEHQHIRYNPLQDEWVLVSAHRMKRPWKGQVDPSPIDDIPRHDPQNPLCPGAVRANGEVNPHYTGTFLFNNDFPALQPDAPSPGPSDHPLFRAEAARGVCKVMCFHPWSDITLPLMSIPEIRTVIDAWASVMEELGSQYPWVQIFENKGAMMGCSNPHPHCQVWASSFLPDMAQREDRNQRAYQKQHGCPMLLEYGRQEAERKERVVLESEHWLVLVPFWAVWPFQTMLLPRRHVKRLPELSSEERDDLACIMKKLLTKYDNLFEISFPYSMGWHGAPTGAEAEADCDHWQLHAHYYPPLLRSGTIRKFMVGYEMLAQSQRDLTPEQAAERLRKLPEEHYRLRQKDSS, from the exons ATGGCGGCGCAGGCGGCACCGGCCGCGGGCCTCGAGGAGCGGACGCAGACGCAGGCGGCCGCCTTCCAAGCCGGCG AGCATCAGCACATCCGCTACAACCCGCTGCAGGACGAGTGGGTGCTGGTGTCCGCGCACCGCATGAAGCGCCCCTGGAAGGGGCAGGTGGACCCCAGCCCCATCGACGACATACCTCGGCATGACCCCCAAAATCCCCTCTGCCCCGGGGCAGTGCGGGCCAATGGCGAG GTGAATCCTCACTACACAGGCACCTTCCTGTTCAACAATGACTTTCCCGCTCTGCAGCCTGATGCCCCCAGTCCCG GACCCAGTGATCACCCACTGTTCCGAGCTGAAGCTGCCCGAGGTGTTTG TAAGGTCATGTGTTTCCATCCCTGGTCTGACATCACACTGCCACTCATGTCTATACCTGAGATCCGAACTGTCATTGATGCATGGGCCTCAGTCATGGAGGAGCTGGGTTCTCAGTACCCTTGGGTCCAG atttttgagaacaaaggagcCATGATGGGTTGTTCCAACCCACATCCCCACTGTCAG GTGTGGGCTAGCAGCTTCTTGCCAGACATGGCCCAGCGGGAGGATAGAAACCAGAGGGCCTATCAAAAGCAGCATGGATGCCCCATGCTTTTGGAGTATGGGCGTCAGGAAGCTGAGAGAAAG GAGCGAGTGGTCTTAGAAAGTGAACATTGGCTGGTACTGGTACCCTTCTGGGCTGTCTGGCCTTTCCAGACAATGTTGTTGCCACGAAGACATGTGAAGAGGCTCCCAGAGCTGAGCTCTGAAGAACGGGATG ATCTGGCCTGCATCATGAAGAAGCTCCTGACCAAATATGACAACCTATTTGAGATATCCTTCCCGTATTCCATGGGCTGGCATG GTGCCCCTACTGGGGCAGAGGCTGAGGCTGATTGTGACCACTGGCAGCTCCATGCCCACTACTATCCACCACTGCTTCGATCAGGCACCATCCGAAAGTTCATGGTTGGTTATGAGATGCTGGCCCAGTCTCAGAGGGATCTGACCCCAGAGCAG GCAGCAGAGCGATTGAGGAAActaccagaagaacattataggCTTCGACAGAAGGACTCATCCTGA